Proteins from one Catenuloplanes atrovinosus genomic window:
- a CDS encoding zf-HC2 domain-containing protein, whose amino-acid sequence MRDATCRDSVVRADLGFYVLDKLAAADSERVRRHTAACPACRDALDRLLDLLSLLAAAPKDLMAGLTAGGGGRPGTGVRPVRRRSAGPAPEAAAVADAVPADLALFHDQ is encoded by the coding sequence GTGAGGGACGCCACCTGCCGTGATTCCGTAGTCCGTGCCGACCTCGGCTTCTACGTCCTGGACAAGCTCGCCGCCGCGGACAGCGAGCGGGTGCGCAGGCACACGGCTGCCTGCCCGGCATGCCGGGACGCGCTCGACCGGCTGCTGGACCTGCTGTCACTGCTCGCGGCCGCGCCGAAGGACCTCATGGCGGGCCTCACCGCGGGCGGGGGCGGTAGGCCCGGCACCGGCGTACGGCCGGTACGACGGCGGTCCGCCGGCCCAGCACCCGAGGCAGCGGCGGTGGCCGACGCCGTACCGGCGGACCTGGCCCTCTTTCACGATCAATGA
- a CDS encoding ATP-binding protein — MSTTCNESITGVCSVGSQSLGNHIQAARDRAFVGRTRELGLFRAALDPGYTGPAVFFVHGARGSGKSALLRRFGQEATTAGRQVVTVDCHHLRPDPQAFEAAAAEAFRERRALLIDGFEVCDALEDWLWRGFLERLPADTIVVIAGSRPPSVLWQTDPAWINGLRVLRLNALSRDEAEELMARCHVPSGHREALFRFSGGLPLPLTIGCTAAMREPDRPEAWIGYRPGSGWVLRDLIGDVPSSAHRRALEIAALVVHTTEHLLRETCPGDAPGLFAWLRRQPYVEAGERGLRLHDSLRELITNDFRWRDPVRALATARQVGDRLMARVAEASGTTALLSLIEAIYLRRSDPGIRRLMAWSDHAGVQTDGYRPGDHAHLHRMAAEAGYSAAIVEFWLHRQPRAFLVYRDAPAGRPVGFIAQLELSRRSPMEVRADPFVRAVWEHVERERPLEQGDRIAVHRFVLPPRQHAPSAAQDLLLARIPMSAFQDRAIAWSFTHLARGGPAAPLLRLFGHHRLDGEQGAGFAHDWRAIPPEEWADRLVDRLLDQPTPPPPVTLTRPRFDAAVRDALRDWHNPALLAENPLIGTRLTGKARTQADQVDALRRALATAIRELGGTHRRMMRRTVVEASYLEPDGCRERDAYRLGMSLSTLKRYLRAGIADVADQLWAQHNRPAA, encoded by the coding sequence ATGAGCACTACCTGTAACGAGTCGATCACCGGCGTGTGCTCCGTGGGCTCGCAGAGCCTGGGGAACCACATCCAGGCCGCGCGCGACCGCGCCTTCGTCGGCCGCACGCGGGAACTCGGACTGTTCAGAGCCGCACTGGATCCCGGTTACACCGGTCCAGCCGTGTTCTTCGTGCACGGAGCCCGCGGTAGCGGGAAGTCGGCCCTGTTACGCCGGTTCGGGCAGGAGGCCACCACCGCCGGACGGCAGGTGGTCACCGTGGACTGTCACCACCTGCGGCCCGACCCGCAGGCCTTCGAGGCCGCGGCGGCGGAGGCGTTCCGCGAGAGGCGCGCGCTGCTGATCGACGGGTTCGAGGTGTGCGACGCGCTGGAGGACTGGCTGTGGCGCGGCTTCCTCGAACGGCTGCCGGCGGACACGATCGTCGTGATCGCGGGCAGCCGGCCACCGAGTGTGCTGTGGCAGACCGACCCCGCCTGGATCAACGGGCTTCGCGTGCTGCGGCTCAACGCCCTTTCCCGGGACGAGGCCGAGGAGCTGATGGCCAGGTGCCACGTACCATCCGGCCATCGAGAGGCACTGTTCCGCTTCTCCGGTGGCCTGCCGTTGCCCCTCACCATCGGCTGCACCGCGGCGATGCGCGAGCCGGACCGTCCGGAGGCGTGGATCGGGTATCGTCCCGGATCGGGATGGGTCCTCAGGGACCTCATCGGTGACGTGCCGTCCTCGGCGCATCGGCGTGCGCTGGAGATCGCCGCGCTGGTGGTGCACACGACCGAACATCTGCTGCGGGAGACCTGCCCCGGCGACGCACCGGGCCTGTTCGCGTGGCTCCGCCGGCAGCCCTACGTCGAGGCCGGGGAGCGAGGGCTACGGCTGCACGACAGCCTGCGCGAGCTGATCACCAATGATTTTCGGTGGCGAGATCCCGTGCGGGCGCTCGCCACCGCCCGGCAGGTGGGCGACCGTCTGATGGCCCGCGTCGCGGAGGCCAGTGGCACGACGGCACTGCTGTCGTTGATCGAGGCGATCTACCTGCGCCGCTCGGACCCCGGCATCCGCCGTCTGATGGCGTGGAGTGACCACGCTGGTGTCCAGACGGACGGCTACCGTCCCGGCGACCACGCGCACCTGCACCGGATGGCCGCGGAGGCCGGGTACTCGGCGGCCATCGTGGAGTTCTGGCTGCACCGGCAGCCCCGAGCGTTCCTCGTCTACCGAGATGCTCCGGCCGGCCGGCCGGTCGGCTTCATCGCCCAGTTGGAGCTGTCCCGGCGGAGTCCCATGGAGGTACGCGCGGACCCGTTCGTGCGAGCGGTCTGGGAGCACGTCGAGCGGGAGCGGCCGCTGGAGCAGGGCGATCGCATCGCCGTCCACCGGTTCGTTCTGCCACCCCGCCAGCACGCACCGTCCGCGGCACAGGATCTGCTGCTGGCGCGCATCCCGATGTCGGCCTTCCAGGACCGGGCGATCGCCTGGTCCTTCACCCATCTGGCACGGGGCGGGCCGGCCGCACCGTTGTTGCGGCTGTTCGGCCATCACCGGCTCGACGGCGAGCAGGGGGCGGGCTTCGCGCACGACTGGCGCGCGATCCCTCCCGAGGAATGGGCCGATCGCCTCGTCGATCGCCTACTCGACCAGCCGACGCCACCACCGCCGGTGACCCTGACCCGGCCGCGGTTCGACGCGGCGGTGCGCGACGCGCTGCGGGACTGGCACAATCCCGCCCTCCTGGCCGAAAATCCGCTGATCGGTACCCGGCTGACGGGAAAGGCGCGTACCCAGGCCGATCAGGTCGACGCGCTTCGCAGGGCGCTGGCCACGGCCATCCGGGAACTCGGCGGCACCCATCGGCGGATGATGCGCCGTACCGTTGTCGAGGCGTCCTATTTGGAACCCGACGGCTGTCGCGAGCGCGACGCGTACCGTCTGGGCATGTCGCTGAGCACCCTGAAGCGGTATCTGCGCGCCGGCATCGCGGACGTCGCGGACCAGCTATGGGCACAACACAACCGGCCGGCAGCGTGA
- a CDS encoding sigma-70 family RNA polymerase sigma factor has product MEAAPADGYAALSEDEGQELRRLYDVQGPELLRFLLRMTSGDAHRAEDILQETLLRAWRKPESRNPDGTFSRAWLFTVARNLAIDSHRHHGRVDLVAQWGDELVVEGDRTGHVVDAHELYAAIQSLPERLSSVLIEVFIHDRSGAEAAANLGIPVGTVKSRTFHALRALRQVLEERGYPFP; this is encoded by the coding sequence GTGGAAGCGGCGCCGGCGGACGGCTACGCCGCGCTGAGCGAGGACGAAGGGCAGGAGCTACGGCGACTGTACGACGTTCAGGGACCCGAACTCCTTCGCTTCCTCCTGCGGATGACCAGCGGTGACGCCCACCGTGCCGAGGACATCCTGCAGGAGACGCTGCTGCGTGCATGGCGCAAGCCCGAATCACGTAACCCGGATGGCACCTTCAGCCGGGCGTGGCTGTTCACCGTGGCACGTAATCTCGCCATCGACTCGCACCGGCATCACGGCCGGGTCGACCTCGTCGCCCAGTGGGGTGACGAACTGGTCGTGGAGGGCGACCGGACCGGCCACGTGGTCGACGCACATGAGCTGTACGCGGCGATCCAGTCCCTGCCTGAGCGGCTGAGTTCGGTGCTGATCGAGGTCTTCATCCATGACCGGTCCGGCGCGGAAGCGGCCGCGAACCTCGGGATTCCGGTCGGTACGGTCAAATCTCGCACCTTCCACGCGCTGCGTGCGCTGCGGCAGGTGCTCGAGGAGCGCGGCTATCCCTTCCCCTGA
- a CDS encoding SAM-dependent methyltransferase → MSVPKDVGATSLIVAYARAQETRRPDAIFLDRWAEVAVRAATAQPEGPLPRMGFAREDDPSPFWRDFTTYLAMRTVFYDEHILKAYADGVRQVVLLAAGLDARACRLGLPPDTTVFEVDHADVLAFKEQILATVGEPTTCPRVVVAADLREDWLAKLTDAGFRPGLPAVFVAEGLLMYFTPEQSDDLLREITAASAPGSRFLSEYPARQPTEDFLLSRCADDIDRAAAAGLSALLKSGPAVEPSGWLTGYGWKPEVTDVASLVAELGRPVPAMVGDAPDAITVWLLAGSRG, encoded by the coding sequence ATGAGCGTGCCGAAGGACGTCGGTGCGACGTCGCTGATCGTGGCCTACGCACGAGCTCAGGAGACCCGTCGGCCAGACGCGATCTTCCTCGACAGATGGGCCGAGGTCGCCGTCCGCGCGGCCACCGCACAGCCCGAAGGGCCCCTGCCCCGGATGGGCTTCGCCCGCGAGGACGACCCGTCGCCCTTCTGGCGCGACTTCACGACCTACCTTGCGATGCGCACCGTGTTCTACGACGAGCACATCCTCAAGGCGTACGCGGACGGCGTACGACAGGTGGTCCTGCTCGCGGCCGGCCTGGACGCCCGGGCGTGCCGGCTCGGCCTGCCGCCGGACACCACGGTCTTCGAGGTCGACCACGCCGACGTGCTCGCCTTCAAGGAGCAGATCCTGGCCACGGTGGGGGAGCCGACGACCTGCCCGCGTGTCGTCGTCGCGGCGGATCTGCGGGAGGACTGGCTCGCGAAGCTGACCGACGCCGGCTTCCGGCCCGGCCTTCCCGCCGTCTTCGTGGCGGAAGGACTGCTGATGTATTTCACCCCGGAGCAGAGCGACGACCTGCTCCGCGAGATCACCGCGGCATCGGCGCCGGGTTCGCGGTTCCTCAGCGAATATCCAGCGCGCCAGCCAACCGAGGACTTCCTGTTGTCCCGCTGCGCCGACGACATCGATCGCGCCGCGGCGGCCGGCCTGTCCGCTCTGCTCAAGAGCGGCCCCGCCGTCGAGCCGTCCGGCTGGCTGACCGGCTACGGATGGAAGCCGGAGGTGACCGACGTCGCGTCGCTGGTGGCGGAGCTCGGCCGGCCGGTGCCCGCGATGGTCGGCGATGCACCCGACGCGATCACGGTGTGGCTGCTGGCCGGGTCGCGTGGCTGA
- a CDS encoding M20/M25/M40 family metallo-hydrolase codes for MDDLAAREAAADEVVELCRDLIRIDTTNTGDSRTSAGERAAAEYVMEKLAEVGIEPVVYEAEPGRTNLVARIPGADPSRGALLVHGHLDVVPADPDEWSVHPFSGEIRDGFLWGRGAVDMKDFDAMVLAVVRQWGRSGYTPPRDIVLTFTADEEAGGVAGSRRLVADRPELFDGCTEAIGEVGGFSYTVSDELRLYLVETAQKGMDWLRLHARGRPGHGSMINDDNAVTTLAEAVARVGRHRFPVVITPTVRGFLEEVTELLGIELDLDDPEKAIAKLGPIAGIVGATIRNTANPTRLSAGYKDNVIPGRASATIDCRTLPGEEERLLRQLRDLVGPEIEIEHVGRQGALETTFDGSLVDAMAAALRAEDPGARAVPYMLSAGTDAKNFHELGIRCFGFAPLRLPPDLNFSALFHGIDERVPVDGLRFGARVLDRLLRNA; via the coding sequence ATGGACGATCTAGCCGCACGCGAAGCCGCCGCCGACGAGGTGGTGGAACTCTGCCGGGACCTCATCCGCATCGACACCACCAATACCGGTGACAGCCGCACGAGCGCCGGTGAGCGGGCCGCCGCGGAATACGTGATGGAGAAGCTCGCCGAGGTGGGCATCGAGCCTGTGGTCTACGAGGCCGAGCCCGGCAGGACCAATCTCGTGGCCCGGATACCGGGCGCCGATCCGTCCCGTGGTGCCCTCCTGGTCCACGGCCACCTGGACGTGGTTCCCGCCGACCCGGACGAGTGGTCGGTACATCCGTTCTCCGGGGAGATCCGGGACGGCTTCCTGTGGGGCCGCGGCGCGGTCGACATGAAGGACTTCGACGCGATGGTCCTGGCCGTCGTGCGGCAGTGGGGCCGTTCCGGCTACACGCCGCCGCGCGACATCGTGCTGACCTTCACCGCCGACGAGGAGGCCGGCGGTGTGGCCGGTTCCCGGCGCCTGGTCGCCGACCGGCCCGAACTCTTCGACGGCTGCACCGAGGCGATCGGCGAGGTGGGCGGGTTCTCGTACACCGTCTCCGACGAGTTGCGGCTCTATCTGGTCGAGACGGCGCAGAAGGGCATGGACTGGCTTCGGCTGCACGCCAGGGGCCGGCCGGGTCACGGCTCGATGATCAATGATGACAACGCGGTTACGACACTGGCCGAGGCCGTGGCCAGGGTGGGCCGTCACCGGTTCCCCGTGGTGATCACGCCGACCGTGCGGGGCTTCCTGGAGGAGGTTACCGAGTTGCTCGGCATCGAGTTGGACCTCGACGACCCGGAGAAGGCGATCGCGAAGCTCGGACCGATCGCCGGCATCGTCGGCGCCACCATCCGCAACACCGCGAATCCGACCCGGCTCAGCGCCGGTTACAAGGACAACGTGATTCCCGGCCGGGCGAGTGCCACCATTGACTGCCGCACGCTCCCGGGAGAGGAGGAGCGGCTCCTGCGGCAGTTGCGGGACCTCGTCGGCCCGGAGATCGAGATCGAACACGTGGGCCGGCAGGGCGCCCTGGAGACCACGTTCGACGGCAGCCTCGTCGACGCGATGGCGGCGGCACTGCGCGCCGAGGACCCGGGCGCGCGTGCCGTTCCGTACATGCTGTCGGCCGGCACCGATGCCAAGAACTTCCACGAACTCGGCATCCGATGCTTCGGTTTCGCGCCGCTGCGCCTGCCACCCGATCTCAACTTCTCCGCGCTCTTCCACGGCATCGACGAACGCGTGCCGGTCGACGGGCTGCGGTTCGGTGCGCGGGTCCTCGACCGGCTGTTACGCAACGCCTGA
- a CDS encoding zf-HC2 domain-containing protein gives MREQLGFYVLGKLDETESLAVEEHVAECAACRAQLDELTDVLPALGGAPLADLRGLHHAQTTHGGLAARTVTAPPGGTRRPAFTDSAAGPPRSRGRRRRWAPVALVGILVIALAGISALVLWQPGRHVPRLVDSGSSASAAPATPSLSVTVADGPAGATVRCTLFGLTPGIRYAIHATLRNGRTIPLAELAGLPEVQKATGEVPAAPAEVVSVTVTDPAGAVVTSASTAGG, from the coding sequence ATGCGCGAGCAACTGGGCTTCTATGTGCTGGGAAAGCTGGACGAGACGGAGAGCCTGGCCGTCGAGGAACACGTGGCCGAGTGCGCCGCTTGCCGGGCGCAGCTCGACGAGCTGACCGATGTGCTGCCGGCCCTGGGCGGCGCGCCCCTCGCCGACCTGCGGGGCCTCCACCACGCCCAGACGACGCACGGAGGGCTGGCGGCACGGACGGTGACGGCTCCACCGGGCGGGACCCGGCGGCCCGCCTTTACGGACTCCGCCGCCGGTCCGCCGCGGAGCCGCGGCCGGCGCCGGCGGTGGGCTCCGGTGGCGCTCGTCGGCATCCTCGTAATCGCGCTCGCCGGAATCTCCGCCCTGGTGCTGTGGCAGCCGGGTCGGCACGTACCGAGGCTCGTCGACTCGGGCAGCTCGGCATCGGCGGCCCCGGCCACACCGAGCCTGTCCGTCACGGTCGCCGACGGCCCGGCGGGCGCCACCGTGCGCTGCACCCTCTTCGGCCTGACACCGGGGATCAGGTACGCGATCCACGCCACGCTCCGGAACGGCCGGACGATACCGCTCGCCGAACTGGCCGGCCTGCCCGAGGTGCAGAAGGCGACCGGTGAGGTCCCGGCCGCGCCGGCGGAGGTCGTCTCCGTCACGGTGACCGACCCGGCCGGCGCTGTGGTGACCTCCGCGTCCACCGCCGGCGGGTGA
- a CDS encoding glycosyltransferase, with protein MRISLLSIGSRGDVQPMVTLGVELVGRGHDVVLAVPDDLVSFGLRAGVPTVSAGVNAREFLQSPDGQRWLAAGNVRQYLAGAARKRAESLDSIHTALLAATRDADVIVTGRLTEDDAATIAEWAGVPLVCLHYAPWRPNPALPSYFVSTRRLPAAVNTLTHRVAGRAHWKAFGPGVAALRRRLGMAPSSEPTPERLRRMGSPEVQAYSPVLVPELAGWSPRRPLVGFLSPDPAARRRLGMAGIDPALRAWLDAGDPPIYFGFGSMPVADPRTTLDMIRRVSTTLGRRALVGAGWSEVTEAGDDDVRIEGELDHASVFPRCRAAVHHGGAGTTYASIAAGLPTLVCSVFSDQPFWGERLRRLGAGDRLRFADLTEQRLLRGVQRVLAGTYRDRAAELAARLHAEGEAAARAADIVEKAR; from the coding sequence GTGCGAATCTCGCTGTTGAGCATCGGCAGCCGTGGCGATGTGCAACCGATGGTCACCCTCGGTGTCGAACTCGTCGGCCGCGGACACGACGTGGTGCTCGCCGTGCCCGACGATCTGGTGTCGTTCGGCCTGCGGGCGGGCGTGCCCACCGTCTCCGCGGGCGTCAACGCCCGGGAGTTCCTGCAATCTCCGGACGGCCAGCGCTGGCTGGCCGCGGGAAACGTGCGGCAGTACCTCGCCGGAGCCGCTCGTAAGCGCGCCGAGTCACTCGACAGCATCCACACCGCGCTGCTGGCCGCCACCCGCGATGCCGACGTGATTGTGACCGGGCGGCTCACCGAGGACGACGCGGCCACCATCGCCGAGTGGGCGGGCGTGCCGCTGGTGTGCCTGCACTACGCACCGTGGCGACCCAATCCGGCGCTGCCGTCCTACTTCGTCAGCACGCGGCGGCTGCCCGCGGCGGTCAACACCCTCACCCATCGGGTGGCCGGGCGGGCGCACTGGAAGGCGTTCGGCCCCGGCGTGGCCGCGCTGCGCCGGCGCCTCGGGATGGCGCCGTCGTCGGAGCCGACCCCCGAGCGGCTGCGGCGGATGGGCAGCCCGGAGGTGCAGGCGTACAGCCCGGTACTCGTGCCCGAACTGGCCGGCTGGTCTCCGCGCCGCCCGTTGGTCGGGTTTCTGTCACCGGACCCGGCTGCCCGCCGGCGACTCGGCATGGCCGGCATCGACCCCGCATTGCGGGCCTGGCTGGACGCGGGAGACCCGCCGATCTACTTCGGCTTCGGCAGCATGCCGGTCGCCGACCCGCGTACCACCCTGGACATGATCCGGCGGGTGAGTACCACTCTCGGCCGGCGCGCCCTGGTCGGCGCGGGATGGAGCGAGGTGACGGAGGCCGGCGACGACGACGTCCGGATCGAGGGTGAGCTGGACCACGCCTCCGTGTTCCCGCGGTGCCGGGCCGCCGTGCACCACGGTGGGGCGGGCACCACCTATGCCTCGATCGCCGCGGGGCTGCCGACCCTGGTCTGCTCGGTCTTTTCCGACCAGCCGTTCTGGGGCGAGCGCCTGCGCCGCCTTGGGGCCGGTGATCGCCTGCGGTTCGCCGACCTCACCGAGCAACGCCTGCTCCGCGGCGTGCAGCGAGTGCTGGCCGGAACGTACCGGGACCGGGCCGCCGAACTGGCCGCACGACTGCACGCGGAGGGCGAGGCCGCAGCCCGGGCCGCCGACATCGTGGAGAAGGCCCGATGA
- a CDS encoding serine hydrolase domain-containing protein, with translation MFQRHRAPRPAPHTRRVTAVLAAAVAVTVAAGIAGSAPTAVAATPADAVQRDLNRLISDGFPAAMAAVQGRGGRVRDYTAGVGDLASKARVPVNGRFRVGSTTKTFTAVTVLQLVGEGKVGLDEPIETYLPGLVRGDGIDGRSITVRQLLQHTSGLPNYTAIMGGDWFGIQHRYYEPYELLNIALAHPAGFKPGTRWEYNNTNYLLAGLIIQRVTGRPLAEEITNRIIRRAGLRDTYFPPVGEQEIRGAHPNGYHRPAPGAPLRDITDLDPSWAWAAGQIVSTPRDINAFFRALLGGKLLGTAELAQMRTTVEAPGTWAGARYGLGLFSTPLTCGGLVWGHGGDIPGFESRGGATDDGRAVTVVVTALPESEPAAQHVLDAVDTALCR, from the coding sequence GTGTTCCAACGTCATAGGGCCCCGCGGCCCGCGCCGCACACGCGCCGGGTGACCGCGGTCCTCGCCGCCGCCGTGGCCGTGACGGTCGCCGCCGGCATCGCCGGCTCCGCGCCGACGGCCGTGGCCGCCACCCCGGCCGACGCGGTGCAGCGGGACCTCAACCGGCTGATCAGTGACGGTTTCCCCGCCGCGATGGCGGCCGTTCAAGGCCGCGGTGGCCGCGTGCGTGACTACACCGCGGGGGTCGGTGACCTGGCCAGCAAGGCCAGGGTGCCGGTCAACGGCCGGTTCCGGGTGGGCAGCACCACCAAGACGTTCACCGCGGTGACCGTGCTCCAGCTCGTGGGTGAGGGAAAGGTGGGTCTCGATGAGCCGATCGAGACGTACCTGCCCGGCCTGGTCCGCGGCGACGGTATCGACGGTCGGTCGATCACGGTGCGGCAGCTACTGCAGCACACCAGCGGCCTGCCCAACTACACCGCCATCATGGGCGGGGACTGGTTCGGCATCCAGCACCGCTACTACGAGCCGTACGAACTGCTGAACATCGCGCTCGCCCACCCGGCCGGATTCAAGCCCGGGACCCGCTGGGAGTACAACAACACCAACTACCTTCTCGCCGGTCTCATTATTCAGCGGGTGACCGGTCGGCCGCTGGCGGAGGAGATCACCAACCGGATCATCCGCCGGGCCGGTCTGCGTGACACGTACTTCCCGCCAGTCGGCGAGCAGGAGATCCGTGGGGCGCACCCGAACGGTTACCACCGTCCTGCTCCCGGCGCACCGCTGCGCGACATCACCGACCTGGACCCGTCTTGGGCATGGGCGGCCGGACAGATCGTCTCCACGCCGCGGGACATCAACGCGTTCTTCCGGGCGCTGCTGGGCGGCAAGCTCCTCGGCACCGCGGAACTGGCGCAGATGCGTACCACGGTGGAGGCGCCGGGCACGTGGGCCGGTGCGCGGTACGGTCTCGGCCTGTTCAGCACGCCGCTGACCTGTGGCGGTCTGGTCTGGGGCCACGGTGGGGACATCCCCGGCTTCGAGAGCCGCGGCGGTGCCACGGACGACGGCCGAGCGGTGACCGTGGTCGTCACCGCGCTGCCGGAAAGTGAGCCGGCCGCACAGCACGTCCTCGACGCGGTGGACACGGCCCTCTGCCGATGA
- a CDS encoding TetR/AcrR family transcriptional regulator: protein MTNTPVESRRRGPTKGDLRYARLLGVGEKLLAEKPLRDITIDEIARRAQVTRPAFYFYFDSKYALLAALLERVLATQFDTADRLWINRPAELTPRQACEQHFTEMLALWRRHAVVMREAAEAVRLHTAVERAYGQLLDRFIDAASTQITKERAAGVAPPGADVRALATTLTWMTERNLYAAVAGLGPDLTDRQRVTALADAWLRAIYETAAP, encoded by the coding sequence ATGACGAACACACCGGTGGAGAGCCGGCGACGCGGTCCCACCAAAGGCGACCTGCGGTACGCCCGCCTCCTCGGCGTGGGAGAGAAACTGCTGGCGGAGAAACCGCTGCGGGACATCACCATCGATGAGATCGCCAGACGGGCGCAGGTCACCCGCCCGGCGTTCTACTTCTACTTCGACTCCAAGTACGCACTGCTCGCCGCGCTCCTGGAACGGGTTCTCGCCACCCAGTTCGACACCGCCGACCGGCTATGGATCAACCGCCCGGCCGAGCTCACCCCCCGGCAGGCCTGCGAGCAGCACTTCACCGAGATGCTCGCGCTCTGGCGCCGGCACGCCGTCGTGATGCGCGAGGCGGCCGAGGCCGTGCGCCTGCACACCGCCGTGGAACGGGCGTACGGCCAGCTCCTCGATCGGTTCATCGACGCCGCCTCCACCCAGATAACCAAGGAACGCGCCGCGGGCGTCGCACCGCCCGGCGCGGATGTCCGCGCGCTGGCCACCACCCTGACCTGGATGACGGAACGCAACCTCTACGCCGCGGTGGCCGGCCTCGGCCCGGATCTCACCGACCGGCAACGGGTGACCGCGCTGGCCGATGCCTGGCTGCGCGCGATCTACGAGACCGCCGCCCCGTGA